A region from the Hyalangium gracile genome encodes:
- the egtD gene encoding L-histidine N(alpha)-methyltransferase, whose product MRVLGASVARARAVTVDVHVRPGDALNALREDAITGLCRRPKELSPKWLYDERGSQLFDDITRLPEYYPTRREREILEARAAEIARLSGAETLIELGSGTSEKTRLLLDAFMEEGLRSFVPFDVSESFLRGAAQRLAYDYPGLHVHAVVGDFERHLGRLPRGGRRLVVFLGGTIGNFKPLQRARFFRELADGLEPGEGLLLGTDLVKCSKRLFAAYNDSAGVTAEFNRNMLRVLNRELGADFDVEAFAHHAPYDEENGWIEMQLIAQRSHVVRLPALECFAHFEEGEVLRTEVSCKFHPRQVEAELAAAGLHLTAWWTDPSGDFALSLAFKR is encoded by the coding sequence ATGAGGGTGCTGGGAGCAAGTGTTGCGCGCGCACGGGCGGTGACGGTGGACGTGCACGTGCGGCCAGGAGATGCGCTGAACGCGCTGCGCGAGGATGCCATCACCGGGCTGTGCAGGCGCCCCAAGGAGCTGTCTCCCAAGTGGCTCTATGACGAGCGCGGCAGCCAGCTCTTCGACGACATCACCCGGCTGCCCGAGTACTACCCCACGCGGCGCGAGCGGGAGATCCTCGAGGCGCGCGCGGCGGAGATCGCCCGGCTGAGCGGAGCGGAGACGCTCATCGAGCTGGGCAGCGGAACGAGCGAGAAGACGCGCCTGCTGCTGGACGCCTTCATGGAGGAAGGGCTGCGGAGCTTCGTGCCCTTCGACGTGAGCGAGTCCTTCCTGCGCGGCGCGGCGCAGCGGCTGGCGTACGACTATCCGGGGCTGCACGTGCACGCGGTGGTGGGCGACTTCGAGCGCCACCTGGGGCGACTGCCCCGGGGAGGCCGGCGGCTGGTGGTCTTCCTCGGAGGCACCATCGGCAACTTCAAGCCGCTGCAGCGCGCGCGCTTCTTCCGAGAGCTGGCCGACGGGCTGGAGCCGGGAGAGGGCCTGCTGCTGGGCACCGACCTGGTGAAGTGCTCGAAACGCCTGTTCGCCGCCTACAACGACAGCGCGGGGGTGACGGCCGAGTTCAACCGCAACATGCTGCGCGTGCTCAACCGCGAGCTGGGCGCCGACTTCGACGTGGAGGCCTTCGCGCACCACGCGCCCTATGACGAGGAGAACGGCTGGATCGAGATGCAGCTCATCGCCCAGCGCTCGCATGTGGTGCGGCTGCCGGCGCTCGAGTGCTTCGCCCACTTCGAGGAGGGCGAGGTGCTGCGCACGGAGGTGAGCTGCAAGTTCCACCCTCGGCAGGTGGAGGCGGAGCTGGCCGCCGCGGGGCTTCACCTCACCGCGTGGTGGACGGATCCCTCGGGAGACTTCGCGCTCTCCCTGGCCTTCAAGCGCTGA
- the egtB gene encoding ergothioneine biosynthesis protein EgtB, which translates to MEIPWKAHAWRELESARARTLDMLAGLPEAELLRQHSPLMSPLVWDVAHVANYEEQWLLRALGGRSFTEPAFDAIYDAFLHPRRTRSQLPLLAPEDAFAYAARVRQAVREHLDTLPEDSPEPLLKDGFVFGMVAQHEQQHAETLAATLQLMTTWEYRPAARESPRPGAVPQHEVFIPGGPVRLGSDGPWAYDNERPAHTVDVPAFLLDAHPVTNGDYLVFVESGGYEDPRWWHPKGWDFIQSERLSHPLFWLPQGQHVWLRRRFGWIEPLPKDEPVQHVCWYEADAYARWAGKRLPTEAEWEKAAQGSDGTPREHPWGGARPTPLHANLGGDTWGPASVGAFARGRSADGVWGLLGDVWEWTASDFSGYAGFRAFPYREYSEVFFGADYKVLRGGAWASAPVAVRNSFRNWDFPIRRQIFAGFRCARSVK; encoded by the coding sequence ATGGAGATTCCCTGGAAGGCTCACGCCTGGAGGGAGCTGGAGAGCGCCCGCGCGCGCACGCTCGACATGCTGGCGGGGCTGCCGGAAGCGGAGCTGCTGCGCCAGCACTCGCCCCTGATGTCTCCCCTCGTGTGGGACGTGGCGCATGTGGCCAACTACGAGGAACAGTGGCTGCTGCGCGCCCTGGGTGGCCGGTCCTTCACGGAGCCGGCCTTCGACGCCATCTACGACGCCTTCCTCCACCCGCGCCGTACCCGCTCCCAGCTTCCGCTGCTCGCTCCGGAGGATGCCTTCGCCTACGCCGCGCGCGTGCGCCAGGCCGTCCGTGAGCACCTGGACACCCTGCCGGAGGACTCACCCGAGCCCCTGCTCAAGGACGGCTTCGTCTTCGGCATGGTGGCCCAGCACGAGCAGCAGCACGCGGAGACGCTCGCCGCCACGCTGCAGCTGATGACGACGTGGGAGTACCGCCCGGCCGCTCGGGAGAGCCCGCGCCCCGGCGCCGTGCCCCAGCACGAGGTGTTCATCCCCGGCGGCCCGGTGCGCCTGGGCAGTGACGGCCCGTGGGCCTATGACAACGAGCGCCCCGCGCACACGGTGGACGTGCCCGCGTTCCTGCTCGACGCGCACCCCGTCACCAACGGGGACTACCTCGTCTTCGTGGAGTCGGGTGGCTACGAGGATCCGCGCTGGTGGCACCCGAAGGGCTGGGACTTCATCCAGTCCGAGCGCCTGAGCCACCCGCTCTTCTGGCTGCCACAGGGCCAGCATGTGTGGCTGCGCCGACGCTTCGGCTGGATCGAACCGCTACCCAAGGACGAGCCCGTGCAGCACGTGTGCTGGTACGAGGCGGACGCGTACGCGCGCTGGGCCGGCAAGCGCCTGCCCACCGAAGCCGAGTGGGAGAAGGCCGCGCAGGGCAGCGACGGCACGCCACGCGAGCACCCGTGGGGCGGCGCGCGGCCCACGCCCCTGCACGCCAACCTGGGCGGTGACACGTGGGGCCCGGCCTCCGTGGGTGCGTTCGCCCGGGGCCGCAGCGCGGACGGAGTGTGGGGGCTGCTGGGGGACGTGTGGGAATGGACGGCCAGCGACTTCAGCGGCTACGCGGGCTTCCGCGCCTTCCCGTACCGCGAGTACTCCGAGGTCTTCTTCGGCGCGGACTACAAGGTGCTGCGCGGCGGCGCCTGGGCGAGCGCGCCCGTGGCGGTGCGCAACAGCTTCCGCAACTGGGACTTTCCGATTCGGCGGCAGATCTTCGCCGGCTTCCGCTGCGCGCGGAGCGTGAAGTGA
- a CDS encoding ATP-binding protein, which yields MLELQAELAALATRGEMEAVMRLIATRGQELSGGAGAAVALIEEGEIVCRAGTGSVARAVGERMQLEGTLTSQSMASRQAMRCDDTELDTRVDRATCRRMGARSLVVTPLVFGERPGALLFALSPRPNAFGEVEERRVSLLARSAGPLLALAQASKVAVERERELWALKEMMRRRDAELEVVIQSIEEPAYLVGEGGAVRANRAALELLGADSALGLRGHPVLLAERLQPRSPETQAPVGLDEDPLARALTGQPWTRELVVRHTRAGMDVRVRTSGAPVRVDGKVVAAVVVHTDVGARRRVEEQKDQFLTLVERSTECIGITTLTGRPVYLNPAGRGLLGFESQEAFRASAVLETYLPEDREAARVAFTAVRERGHWEGELRLRDRRTGEAIPVWHQLFTLVARETGRPVGLGSVTRDLREPLRAEAVRERLIDIVSNDLREPLSAIAVAASTLLRRGELSEADTKAAGRIAQSAERMGRLMGQVLDFTRTYLGAGLVLLPTRMDLDVVAQDVVAAAELEHPDRLVRYVKRGDASGLWDRERLVELLSMLLGHALRGSPAERPVDLRLKGEGEEVVVEVSRTGAPIPAEVLPQLFDAFRSSPVDEARREHEGLGLFLAREIARAHGGDVEVRSSAAEGTTFRVRLPRGAATVD from the coding sequence ATGCTCGAGCTGCAGGCGGAGCTCGCCGCGCTGGCGACGCGGGGAGAGATGGAGGCGGTGATGCGGCTCATCGCCACGCGAGGGCAGGAGCTCTCGGGGGGGGCGGGAGCGGCGGTGGCCCTCATCGAGGAGGGGGAGATTGTCTGCCGCGCCGGCACGGGCAGCGTCGCCCGGGCGGTGGGTGAGCGGATGCAGCTGGAGGGCACGCTGACGAGCCAGTCGATGGCCTCGCGTCAGGCGATGCGCTGCGACGACACGGAGCTGGACACGCGGGTGGACCGGGCGACGTGCCGGCGGATGGGAGCGCGCTCGCTGGTGGTGACGCCGCTGGTGTTCGGGGAGCGTCCCGGCGCGCTGCTCTTCGCGCTCTCGCCGAGGCCGAACGCGTTTGGCGAGGTGGAGGAGCGGAGGGTGTCGCTGCTGGCCCGGAGCGCGGGGCCGCTGCTGGCGCTGGCGCAGGCGTCGAAGGTGGCGGTGGAGCGCGAGCGGGAGCTGTGGGCCCTCAAGGAGATGATGCGCAGGCGGGACGCGGAGCTGGAAGTGGTGATCCAGTCCATCGAGGAGCCAGCGTACCTGGTGGGCGAGGGCGGTGCGGTGCGAGCCAACCGGGCGGCGCTGGAGCTGCTGGGAGCGGACAGCGCGCTGGGGCTGAGGGGCCATCCCGTGCTGCTGGCCGAGCGGCTGCAACCGCGGAGTCCGGAGACGCAGGCCCCGGTGGGACTGGACGAGGATCCGCTGGCGCGGGCGCTGACGGGGCAGCCGTGGACGCGGGAGCTGGTGGTGCGCCACACGCGGGCGGGGATGGATGTGCGGGTGCGCACCTCGGGAGCGCCGGTGCGGGTGGACGGGAAGGTGGTGGCGGCCGTGGTGGTGCACACGGACGTGGGAGCGCGGCGGCGGGTGGAGGAGCAGAAGGATCAGTTCCTGACGCTGGTGGAGCGCTCGACGGAGTGCATCGGCATCACGACGCTGACGGGGCGACCGGTGTACCTGAACCCGGCGGGGCGGGGGCTGCTGGGCTTCGAGAGCCAGGAGGCCTTCCGGGCCAGCGCGGTGCTGGAGACGTACCTGCCGGAGGACCGCGAGGCGGCGCGCGTCGCGTTCACGGCGGTGCGGGAGCGGGGACACTGGGAGGGCGAGCTGCGGCTACGAGACAGGCGTACGGGCGAGGCGATCCCGGTCTGGCATCAGCTCTTCACGCTGGTGGCGAGGGAGACGGGGCGGCCGGTGGGCCTGGGCTCGGTGACGAGGGACTTGCGCGAGCCGCTGCGCGCGGAGGCGGTGCGCGAGCGGCTGATCGACATCGTCAGCAATGATCTGCGCGAGCCGCTGTCGGCAATAGCGGTGGCGGCGTCCACGCTGCTGCGGCGGGGGGAGCTGTCGGAGGCGGACACGAAAGCGGCGGGGCGCATCGCGCAGAGCGCGGAGCGGATGGGGCGGCTCATGGGCCAGGTGCTGGACTTCACGCGGACGTACCTGGGCGCGGGGCTGGTGCTGCTGCCCACGCGGATGGACCTGGATGTGGTGGCGCAGGACGTGGTGGCGGCGGCGGAGCTGGAGCACCCGGACCGGCTGGTGCGCTACGTGAAGCGAGGGGACGCGAGCGGGCTCTGGGATAGGGAGCGACTGGTGGAGCTGCTCTCCATGTTGCTGGGCCACGCGCTGCGAGGGAGCCCGGCGGAGCGGCCGGTGGACCTGAGGTTGAAGGGGGAGGGGGAGGAGGTGGTGGTGGAGGTGTCTCGGACGGGAGCGCCCATCCCGGCCGAGGTGCTGCCCCAGCTCTTCGATGCGTTCCGTTCCTCCCCGGTGGACGAGGCGCGCCGCGAGCACGAGGGACTGGGGCTGTTCCTCGCGAGGGAGATCGCCCGAGCACATGGAGGAGACGTGGAGGTGCGCTCGAGCGCGGCGGAGGGCACCACGTTCCGGGTGCGGTTGCCGCGAGGGGCCGCGACGGTCGATTGA
- a CDS encoding NADPH-dependent F420 reductase has protein sequence MKIGILGTGMVGVALGNKLVALGHEVKMGSRTATNEKASAWVKGAGAKASQGTFADAAGFGELVFNCTSGTGSLEALKAASASLKGKTLIDISNPLDFSKGMPPTLFAGNTDSLGELAQAALPETKVVKTLNTVTASIMVDPGKVGGGDHQLFICGNDAAAKATVGEFLKTQFGWKHILDLGDITQSRGTESYLPLWIRLFGTLKTAEFNIKIVR, from the coding sequence ATGAAGATTGGAATCCTGGGTACCGGCATGGTGGGCGTGGCGCTGGGCAACAAGCTCGTGGCGCTGGGGCACGAGGTGAAGATGGGCTCGCGCACGGCGACCAATGAGAAGGCCTCGGCGTGGGTGAAGGGCGCGGGCGCCAAGGCCTCACAGGGCACGTTCGCGGACGCGGCGGGTTTTGGCGAGCTGGTCTTCAACTGCACCAGCGGCACCGGTTCGCTGGAGGCGCTGAAGGCCGCGAGCGCGAGCCTGAAGGGCAAGACGCTCATCGACATCTCCAACCCGCTGGACTTCTCCAAGGGCATGCCGCCGACGCTGTTCGCGGGCAACACGGACTCGCTGGGCGAGCTGGCGCAGGCGGCGCTGCCGGAGACGAAGGTGGTGAAGACGCTCAACACGGTGACGGCGTCCATCATGGTGGACCCGGGCAAGGTGGGCGGCGGAGACCACCAGCTGTTCATCTGCGGCAATGACGCGGCGGCCAAGGCCACGGTGGGCGAGTTCCTCAAGACGCAGTTCGGCTGGAAGCACATCCTGGACCTGGGCGACATCACCCAGTCGCGCGGCACCGAGAGCTACCTGCCGCTGTGGATCCGGCTCTTCGGCACGCTGAAGACGGCGGAGTTCAACATCAAGATCGTCCGCTGA
- a CDS encoding LysR family transcriptional regulator yields the protein MDLFSGVLPFLHTAEERSFRKAAAHLGVTTAAVSKAVARLEAELGVTLLHRTSRHVSLTPEGAAFLEHCREAVTRMQAGRELVAQAQKVAEGELKVSMPLILGRAVVPELGRLAARHPRLTFNLSLTDRFSRLAEEGVDVAVRIGELEDSSLVARTLRVPQWVTVASPAWLGRHGTPRHYKELERHACLKFVTPAGVTREWTFKDKREARPVTVRTPDAFRIDHGELLVEAAVAGLGICQAFDFMVAEHLRSGRLVEVLAPYAAEGPPIRALCLPRRQSTPRVRVFLDFLQQLLRREER from the coding sequence ATGGACCTGTTCTCCGGAGTGCTCCCCTTCCTTCACACCGCCGAGGAGCGCAGCTTCCGCAAGGCGGCCGCCCACCTGGGTGTCACCACCGCCGCCGTCAGCAAGGCCGTGGCCCGGCTCGAGGCGGAGCTGGGCGTCACCCTGCTCCACCGCACCTCGCGCCACGTGTCCCTCACCCCCGAGGGCGCCGCCTTCCTCGAGCACTGCCGCGAGGCCGTCACCCGCATGCAGGCCGGGCGCGAGCTCGTCGCCCAGGCCCAGAAGGTCGCCGAGGGCGAGCTCAAGGTCTCCATGCCCCTCATCCTCGGCCGCGCCGTGGTGCCCGAGCTGGGGCGGCTGGCCGCGCGCCACCCGCGCCTCACCTTCAACCTCTCCCTGACGGACCGCTTCAGCCGCCTGGCCGAGGAGGGCGTGGACGTGGCGGTGCGCATCGGCGAGCTGGAGGACTCCAGCCTGGTGGCTCGCACCCTGCGCGTGCCGCAGTGGGTGACGGTGGCCTCGCCGGCCTGGCTGGGGCGCCATGGCACGCCTCGCCACTACAAGGAGCTGGAGCGCCACGCCTGCCTCAAGTTCGTCACCCCCGCTGGCGTCACCCGCGAGTGGACGTTCAAGGACAAGCGCGAGGCCCGGCCCGTCACCGTGCGCACCCCGGACGCGTTCCGCATCGACCACGGGGAGCTGCTGGTGGAGGCCGCCGTGGCGGGGCTCGGCATCTGCCAGGCCTTCGACTTCATGGTGGCCGAGCACCTGCGCTCCGGGCGGCTGGTGGAGGTGCTGGCCCCGTACGCCGCCGAGGGGCCGCCCATCCGAGCGCTGTGCCTGCCGCGCCGCCAGTCCACTCCGCGCGTGCGCGTGTTCCTCGACTTCCTCCAGCAACTCCTCCGCCGCGAGGAGCGCTGA
- a CDS encoding helix-turn-helix domain-containing protein, giving the protein MDKPLSSILGAAVRNARVRAGLTQEDVAERIGMASEVYGRMERGQMLPRVENLRRLCLVLNVPPDELLGLESMGESKGELPWEEAKPRGDDSADMRRLLRRLRRLNATQVKLLSLIAGAMMNKGRPGKARKRTALRELD; this is encoded by the coding sequence ATGGACAAACCCCTCTCGAGCATTCTCGGCGCCGCGGTGCGGAACGCCCGGGTGCGCGCAGGCTTGACCCAGGAGGATGTGGCCGAGCGCATCGGTATGGCCTCGGAGGTATACGGGCGCATGGAGCGGGGGCAGATGCTGCCGCGCGTGGAGAACCTGCGGCGGCTGTGCCTGGTGCTCAACGTGCCCCCGGACGAACTGCTCGGCCTGGAGTCCATGGGCGAGAGCAAGGGCGAGCTGCCCTGGGAGGAGGCGAAGCCGCGCGGGGATGACTCGGCGGACATGCGCCGGCTGCTGCGAAGGCTGCGCCGGCTCAACGCCACCCAGGTGAAGCTGCTGAGCCTCATCGCCGGAGCGATGATGAACAAGGGCCGGCCCGGCAAGGCCCGCAAGCGCACCGCCCTCCGCGAGCTGGATTGA
- a CDS encoding DUF2381 family protein, whose amino-acid sequence MRPCSPALLLALLVLVTSSAVSAQPAACQTTVRRIELGAGAVSPPEVCISPGLSTTLLFDRPLARDAVLLEGRERFQRLEVAGSLLVLVPSEKLEPGERLRLKVRFTPPDAPESATFVLVVHREEAERQVEISRASRPPDSCLSELQRTEVELQRKEVELQRCLAARPSPASLPDPRVSLAALLSDGAIDASGLTSQLVPLREFPAARTDTARVKQVTVYRSIARLVVAVQLAAPEGMKPWQAVGASLVRPSGEALQAQWLVQPRALTSGERESVWMEVDIPSDGARGSYTLELWDEARARTITVPGVRFP is encoded by the coding sequence ATGCGCCCTTGTTCTCCCGCCCTCCTCCTGGCGCTGCTGGTGCTGGTGACTTCCTCGGCCGTGTCGGCGCAGCCTGCTGCGTGTCAGACGACGGTCCGCCGCATCGAGCTGGGAGCGGGCGCGGTGTCGCCGCCCGAGGTCTGCATCAGCCCGGGTCTGTCCACCACCCTGCTGTTCGATCGGCCTCTGGCTCGGGACGCGGTGCTCCTGGAGGGGCGCGAGCGCTTCCAGCGCCTGGAGGTGGCAGGCAGCCTCCTGGTCCTCGTGCCGTCGGAGAAGCTCGAGCCCGGAGAGCGGCTGCGGTTGAAGGTGCGCTTCACCCCGCCGGATGCTCCCGAGAGCGCGACGTTCGTGCTGGTCGTCCATCGCGAGGAGGCCGAGCGCCAGGTGGAGATCTCCCGGGCCTCCCGTCCCCCGGACAGCTGCCTGTCCGAGCTGCAGCGCACCGAGGTGGAGTTGCAGCGCAAGGAGGTGGAGCTGCAGCGCTGCCTGGCCGCGAGGCCCTCGCCCGCGTCGCTCCCTGATCCGCGCGTCAGCCTCGCGGCGTTGCTCTCGGACGGCGCCATCGATGCGAGCGGCCTCACGTCCCAGCTGGTCCCGCTTCGAGAGTTCCCCGCTGCCCGGACCGACACGGCGCGGGTGAAGCAGGTCACCGTCTACCGTTCGATCGCGAGGCTCGTCGTGGCGGTGCAGCTGGCTGCGCCCGAGGGCATGAAGCCCTGGCAGGCGGTGGGTGCCTCCCTGGTGCGTCCGTCGGGTGAAGCCTTGCAGGCGCAGTGGCTGGTGCAGCCCCGCGCCCTCACGTCAGGGGAGCGGGAGTCGGTCTGGATGGAGGTGGATATCCCCAGTGACGGAGCCCGAGGGAGCTACACCCTCGAGCTGTGGGACGAGGCCAGGGCACGCACCATCACCGTGCCGGGCGTGCGGTTTCCGTGA
- a CDS encoding serine/threonine protein kinase — protein MQHPFHLMPDMLVGPFRIQARLGAGGFGAVFRVESGGQVFALKFAVHGPDSEDLNRTDARARRELACLLLITHPNVVRVWGHGRWPDPRAGYHYVVMDYVEGPTLLEWVKQARPTLRQVVRAFDTLALALDALHAEGIHHRDLKGSNILVRARDGEPVLVDFGAAEHTSLGAPLTEGPLPPGTPHLRTPEAVRFHREQYADPNARYPFQPSDDLYALGCTLYEVLTSAPPFPPTLPREVLTSLIEKEMPASPAVLNPQVPVALAQLVLRLLAKRPEERPASGRALHEQFQALLHDDAPTLDMVLSPGANAATTEGMGGPAVMSSVDDPERPLSGPTDWGGAHASPEPTAQREDRAPTAPAERASPGSPPPGRRRWVMGASAGVLLAVLAVVLWGSRERTVPASGAPASGASASTSEAPADADASEPSATAPLEKPSPSLPTPSSSGDAGTPDIASLSPDAGSPALAEALPPSTQPKGSTMRTKPPAKPSPVPPEPEKPRSSGSSTAGPLAVAAACAIVGGCTATEPAVRPGPPPRQLCPPGAVEAMAEKFHIGRFPLRGWYEQFRMPGATKDMEWEDSVVAPEGRHEITLLVGQREPIPKGLVLVGDFFIRDRVYARFVEARLPNGERVPFCGQLEDLIGNDLGAPFLPGSEPGAPKVRAIHKIRAVFHDH, from the coding sequence ATGCAGCACCCCTTCCACCTGATGCCGGACATGCTGGTGGGTCCCTTCCGTATCCAGGCACGGCTGGGGGCCGGGGGCTTCGGCGCGGTGTTCCGCGTGGAGAGCGGCGGCCAGGTGTTCGCCCTCAAGTTCGCCGTCCACGGTCCGGACAGCGAGGACCTCAACCGCACGGATGCGCGCGCCCGGCGCGAGCTGGCCTGCCTGCTGCTCATCACCCACCCCAACGTGGTGCGCGTCTGGGGGCACGGCCGCTGGCCGGACCCGCGCGCCGGCTACCACTACGTCGTCATGGACTATGTGGAGGGCCCCACCCTGCTGGAGTGGGTGAAGCAGGCGCGCCCCACCCTGCGCCAGGTGGTCCGCGCCTTCGACACGCTGGCGCTCGCGCTGGATGCGCTGCACGCCGAGGGCATCCACCACCGGGACTTGAAGGGCTCCAACATCCTGGTGCGCGCGCGCGACGGCGAGCCGGTGCTGGTGGACTTCGGCGCGGCCGAGCACACCTCGCTGGGCGCCCCGCTCACCGAGGGCCCGCTGCCGCCCGGCACTCCGCACCTGCGCACCCCGGAGGCCGTGCGCTTCCACCGCGAGCAGTACGCGGACCCCAATGCCCGCTACCCGTTCCAGCCCTCGGATGACCTGTATGCGCTGGGCTGCACGCTCTACGAGGTGCTCACCAGCGCACCGCCCTTCCCGCCCACCCTGCCGCGGGAGGTGCTCACCTCGCTGATCGAAAAGGAGATGCCCGCCTCGCCGGCCGTGCTCAATCCGCAGGTGCCCGTGGCCCTGGCGCAGCTCGTGCTGCGACTGCTGGCCAAGCGTCCCGAGGAGCGCCCCGCGAGCGGACGCGCGCTGCACGAGCAGTTCCAGGCGCTGCTGCATGACGATGCCCCCACCTTGGACATGGTCCTCTCGCCCGGCGCGAACGCCGCGACGACAGAGGGCATGGGGGGCCCGGCCGTCATGTCCAGCGTGGATGACCCGGAGAGGCCCCTCTCGGGCCCGACGGACTGGGGGGGAGCGCACGCTTCACCCGAGCCCACCGCTCAGCGTGAGGACCGTGCCCCCACGGCGCCCGCGGAGCGGGCCTCTCCGGGAAGTCCGCCGCCTGGGCGCCGCCGGTGGGTGATGGGCGCCTCGGCCGGAGTGCTGCTCGCGGTGCTGGCGGTGGTGCTGTGGGGGAGCCGGGAGCGGACTGTGCCCGCCTCGGGTGCGCCCGCCTCGGGTGCCTCCGCTTCCACGTCCGAGGCGCCGGCGGACGCCGATGCGTCGGAGCCCTCGGCAACCGCGCCGCTCGAGAAGCCGAGCCCCTCTCTTCCCACGCCGAGCTCCAGCGGCGACGCGGGCACTCCCGACATCGCGAGCCTCTCTCCTGACGCGGGGTCCCCGGCGCTCGCCGAAGCGCTCCCACCTTCCACACAGCCGAAAGGTTCAACCATGAGGACGAAACCTCCCGCGAAGCCCTCCCCTGTCCCGCCCGAGCCCGAGAAGCCGCGCAGCTCGGGCTCCAGCACCGCCGGTCCGCTCGCGGTGGCCGCGGCCTGCGCGATCGTGGGAGGCTGCACCGCAACCGAGCCCGCGGTCCGCCCAGGCCCTCCACCCCGCCAGCTGTGTCCACCGGGCGCCGTGGAGGCCATGGCGGAGAAGTTCCACATCGGCCGCTTCCCCCTGCGTGGCTGGTATGAGCAGTTCCGTATGCCCGGCGCGACGAAGGACATGGAGTGGGAGGACTCCGTCGTCGCCCCCGAGGGGAGGCATGAAATCACGCTCCTCGTGGGCCAGCGAGAGCCGATTCCCAAGGGGTTGGTGCTCGTCGGGGATTTCTTCATCCGGGACCGTGTGTATGCGCGCTTCGTCGAGGCCCGGCTGCCCAATGGTGAGCGCGTGCCGTTCTGTGGTCAGCTGGAGGACCTGATTGGCAATGATCTGGGGGCTCCGTTCCTCCCGGGCTCGGAGCCGGGCGCGCCGAAGGTCAGAGCCATCCACAAGATACGAGCTGTGTTCCACGATCACTGA
- a CDS encoding cupin domain-containing protein yields MVDALVKALGLQPHPEGGYYKETYRAVARVDTPRGPRAAGTAIYYLLPRGEFAAWHQVASDEVWHFYDGSPLALHLLTDAGLETVVLGRDVTRGERPQALIPAGVLQAAVPRGDYTLVGCTVAPGFDFADWEMPSRDALLARYPAHGELIRQLTRPG; encoded by the coding sequence ATGGTCGACGCGCTGGTGAAGGCCCTGGGGCTCCAGCCCCATCCCGAGGGTGGCTATTACAAGGAGACGTACCGGGCGGTGGCACGGGTGGACACGCCCCGAGGCCCGCGAGCGGCGGGCACGGCCATCTACTACCTGCTGCCGCGAGGCGAGTTCGCGGCCTGGCACCAGGTGGCCTCGGACGAGGTGTGGCACTTCTACGACGGCTCCCCGCTGGCGCTGCACCTGCTCACGGACGCGGGGCTGGAGACGGTGGTGCTCGGCCGGGACGTCACTCGCGGCGAGCGGCCCCAGGCCCTCATCCCCGCCGGAGTGCTGCAGGCGGCGGTGCCGCGCGGGGACTACACGCTGGTGGGCTGCACGGTGGCGCCCGGCTTCGACTTCGCGGACTGGGAGATGCCCTCTCGAGACGCGCTCCTGGCGCGCTACCCGGCCCACGGGGAGCTCATCCGCCAGCTCACCCGCCCTGGCTGA
- a CDS encoding AAA family ATPase: MIQSVRFENFRCLRDVELSLEPLTVLVGPPASGKSTLLEGFDLLLGCDASDYWRQDEAHPAVVEWRYDSNLKTRVEYPVGRLDSTPMLTHTVQALALDLVALREESTTGRSPALNRTGDNLAGVFASLQTGQRQKVIQELCRLVPSLGDVALHQTGLRTQRLKFRDWWKTDLWFTADRVSDTVLLLLAYLVLPYQVPPPDLITLDMPERGMPPPLMGEFMKLMRDMSTGSVGGTPIQVLIATSSAGLLKHVDPKEIRVLTRSTDDGATRVSSAPEVVADWRQRLEMA; the protein is encoded by the coding sequence ATGATCCAGTCGGTCCGCTTCGAAAACTTCCGGTGTCTCAGGGACGTGGAGCTGTCGCTGGAGCCGTTGACGGTCCTCGTGGGGCCGCCGGCTTCGGGGAAGTCGACGCTGCTGGAAGGGTTCGACCTGCTGCTGGGCTGCGACGCATCGGACTACTGGCGCCAGGACGAGGCGCACCCGGCGGTGGTGGAGTGGCGCTATGACAGCAACCTGAAGACGCGGGTGGAGTACCCGGTGGGCCGGCTGGACTCGACGCCGATGCTGACGCACACGGTGCAGGCGCTGGCGTTGGACCTGGTGGCGCTGCGGGAGGAGAGCACCACGGGGCGCTCGCCGGCGCTGAACCGGACGGGAGACAACCTGGCGGGCGTGTTCGCCTCGCTGCAGACGGGACAGCGGCAGAAGGTGATCCAGGAGCTGTGCCGGCTGGTGCCCTCGCTGGGGGATGTGGCGCTGCACCAGACGGGCCTTCGGACCCAGCGGCTGAAGTTCCGGGACTGGTGGAAGACGGACCTGTGGTTCACGGCGGACCGGGTATCGGACACCGTGCTGCTGCTGCTGGCCTACCTGGTGCTGCCGTACCAGGTGCCGCCGCCGGACCTCATCACCCTGGACATGCCCGAGCGGGGAATGCCGCCGCCGCTGATGGGCGAGTTCATGAAGCTGATGCGGGACATGTCCACCGGGAGCGTGGGCGGCACGCCCATTCAGGTCCTCATCGCCACCTCCTCGGCGGGGCTGCTCAAGCACGTGGACCCCAAGGAGATCCGCGTGCTCACGCGCTCGACGGATGATGGCGCGACGCGGGTGAGCTCGGCGCCGGAAGTGGTGGCCGACTGGCGGCAGCGGCTGGAGATGGCCTGA